From Paralcaligenes sp. KSB-10:
TTTGGCTGTAAGAAATCACAAAAATCAGTAAAAGTGGAGTGAAACCACAATCGCCTTTATCATAAGGTCAACGAAACATGACACAAGCACTGGTTTTGGCGCGGCAATCGCTTAACTTTCGGGACGCGATAGCCCGCGCACCCATTTCGAATCAATTACAGCAAATCATGGCGTGGATATGACACCTGACGACTTGCGCCGCTGGCAGGCACATATGGACTTTACCCAGGCCCAGGCGGCGAAGGCCCTGGGTACGTCGCTTGCCACCTATAAAAGCTGGTTGAGTGGACGCGACCCGAATACGGGAAGGTCCGTCGGCATCGATCACACGGTGGACCTCGCCTGTGCGGCGCTGGTCGAGCGTTTGGCGCCCTTTAGCGAATACGAAACTCACTGATTATTCCAGTACCGGCTGCACCTGACTTCCTCCAACCCTTCATTGCGCAGGCGAACAATATGGCTCACAACCCTGAAAACATTAGCATGGCGCTGTTCTGCGACTTTGAAAACGTGGCGCTTGGCGTGCGCGACGCCAGCCACGAGCAGTTCGACATCAAGCCGGTGCTGGAGCGCCTGCTTTTGAAAGGCAGCATCGTCGTCAAGAAAGCCTACTGCGATTGGGACCGTTACAAGAATTTCAAGGCAACAATGCATGAAGCCAATTTCGAACTGATTGAAATTCCCCATGTCCGCCAGTCCGGGAAGAATTCGGCCGATATCCGCATGGTGGTCGACGCCCTGGACCTTTGCTATACAAAAGCACACGTCAATACCTTTGTCATCATCAGCGGCGACTCCGATTTTTCGCCGCTGGTCTCCAAGCTGCGTGAAAACGCCAAACAAGTAATCGGTGTGGGTGTCAAGCAATCGACGTCCGATCTATTGGTTGCCAACTGCGACGAATTCATCTTTTACGATGACCTGGTACGCGCAAATCGAGGTACGGTCAAAGGGCGCGAAACCGAAGAAACCCAACATGGGTCCAAGCCCTCGATAGACGGCGAAAAACTCGGCAAGGACGAATCGCAGGGCCTGAAAAATACGGCAATCAAAATAGCGGTCGATACCTTCGATGCCCTGCTGTCCGAACGCGGAGACAGCGGCAAGATATGGGCATCGACGCTTAAACAGGCAATCAAGCGCCGCAAGCCCGATTTCAACGAGTCGTACTACGGTTTTCGCGCCTTTGGCAATCTGCTAGAAGAGGCGCAGGCGCACGGCCTGTTCGAGGTGGGCCGCGACGAAAAATCAGGCGCTTATGTTTACCGCAGCGCTGTCGTCGATAAACCGGAAACACGCCGACGCGGCAGGCAGAAAGCAGGCGAAGGGCGGGCTGCCGTTCAGGCGCCCGTTGCCGGCGCGCCCCAGGAAGCCCCGGCTAAACCGGCACGTAAACGAGCCGTCCGTACAACCCGCAAGCCAGCGGCCGCCTGAAGCTTGGTAAAAAAGGCCTGGGCCTGCCCATTGGCGATTGGCTGAACAGCTTCGCCTCGAATCAGACGCGGGCTTCCGCCCTGGCTTCTTCAAGCGCTTCTTGCATAAGCCAAAGCGGCTCGGCCAAAACCTGCTCGTCGCAATTGTGCCCATCGCCGCCGCGATCGACCACAATGAATTCGCTCACGCGTTCCAGCGCCATCAGTGGATGATGCCATACGCCCGGAGCATAATTCACCCCTTGCCAGCCGTCCGACACAAACGCCCGTACCTGGCTTGGATCCAGCTTTCCGGCAGGCGCAGCCACGATCAGATATGGAGTGCCTGTCAATGGAATGAAGGCCTGGCTGCCCAGCGGATGGCGCTCCAGCATGGTGACTGTAAATGGCAGTTGCCGCGGCTGGCTGCGAAACAGATTGATCAGCGTGCGCCCGCCATCCGTCTCGACCCTGGCCAGATCGTGAAAGCGTTCGGTGGTGCCATCGTTGATCATGAAGTGCTTTGCGCCTTCCGTTTGCACGACATCGCCGAACGGTTCGAACGATTCGCGCGTAAGCTTCTCGATAATCAGAGTGCGCATGGTATTTTCCTTAAACTGATAGAAATGTTCGCGAAACAAGATACAGTGATTCTACGCTTGCGGCGCCGCAGGCTATTCTTTTCATGGGTACCCTATTTTGCCAGCCGTCCCCACACGCGCAGGCGCGACACGCCCCCATCCGGAATAATATTGAAGCGAATGTGGCTGATCGGCCCCAGCCGCGCGATCTGCTCCGCAAAATAATGCTGCTGGTCCATCACCAACGTCTGCTCAGGCAACAACACCGGCCAGAACATCGATTGCGTCACCAGCGACTCGGCCGTACCTCCCGTCACATACGCGGCCTGCACGGAACAACGGTCAGGATAATTGCCTTTGAAAAAAGCCGTGTCGACCTCGATCTTGTCGATCTCGCCGGGATGCGCCAGCGCGATAATGCACCAGTCGTTGCCCGGTTCCCGCCGCCGGCGGGTCTCCCAGCCATCGCCCATGTTCCCCCCCCGCCCCGGCATCAACATGTTTGAAGCCGCACCGAAGTGCTGGTTGTTGGCGCCTATGACACAACCGCCGTTTTCCATGGCAATCAGGTCGATCTGCTCCTGGGCGCCGCGCTGCTCCCAGTCGCACTGCGGCGACCCGTAGACACGCAATCGCGCCAGCCCGCCATCCGGGTACAGATTGACTCGCACATGAGTAAACGCTTGTTCCGCCTCAATCGCATGATAGTGATGGCTGTTGCCCTGGAGGCTGGTCGCAGGCAGGACATTGCGCCACACAGTGAGTTCGCCTGGATCGCCTTCGGGGCTGTGGCAGGCATCGAGCGAGGCCGCCGGCGGAAAATTGCCGGTGAAGTGGCTTGTATCCAGGTCCACCCCGCGGATTACTCCCGGGCGAGCCAGCTTGACGATGCAATAGTCGTAGCCGCTGACGCGCTTGCGGCGGGTTTCCCAGCCATCCATCCATTTGCCGTGATCGTCGTATTTGCCGACAATGAACACCGCCGGATCGGGGTTGAGCATACGCTCGGCCGGCGCAAAGAACTCATCGGTGGCAAACAGGGCCTGGGCCCCCAGCCGGGGATCGGCCAGGTTCGTGTACTGCCGCACAAAGTCCGGCGCGTTGGGATCTACAGATACGAGTGACATGCCTATTCTTCCGTTAAGCAGGGGTTAAGCGGTTTTAGGGGCCAGGTGCGTAATGCCATGGTCGATTGCGCCGGTCGGGTCAGGCGCCGCGGCGGGCTCGAACGGCTGTTCGCCGTTGAGCACGCGATGCGCACGGGCGCAGTCGATATCCTTTTCCCAGGAAGCCACGACCACGGTCGCCACGCAGTTGCCGATCATATTGGTCAATGCACGGGCAATTCCAATGAACCAATCGACCGGCAGGATCAGCACCAGCCCAAGCAGCGGAATGGCGGGGATCGCCGTCAGGGTTGCGGCAAGAATCACGATGGCCGAACCCGGGATGCCGTGGGCGCCTTTCGAGGTAAGCAGCGACACCAGTATGATCAAAGCCAGGTCATGGATCGACAAAGGCGTATTGGTCGCCTGGGCAATGAATATGACCGCCAGCGTCAGGTAAATCGAAAAGCCGTCGAGATTGAACGAATAGCCGGTGGGAATCACCAGGCCCACAGTGGAATCCTTGACGCCCATCCACTCGAGCTTGCGCATGATTTGCGGCAGCACCGCGTCGGACGAAGCCGTGCCCAGCACGATGGACAGCTCTTCGCGGAAATACTTGATGAACTTGAAAATATTGAAGCCCGCGAGCCGCATGACGATGCCCATCACGACCACCACGAACACGATGCATGACGCATAAAACACCAGCACCAGCAAGCCGAGTTGCTGGAGCGAGGCCGCACCGTACTTGCCCGTGGTAAACGCCACGGCGCCCAGGACTCCCAGCGGGGCCAGCTTGATAATAAAGCCCATGATGGAGAAAAACACTTGCGCCAGACCGTCGACGAGCCGGGCAACAGGCTTGCCCTTTTCGCCCATCATCGACAGGGCCGCACCGAACAGCACGGCAAACACCAGTACCTGCAGGATATCGCCTCGGGCGAATGCATCGAACACCGTGTCGGGGATGATCTTGAGGAGGAACCCGGCCGTGTCCTTCAGGCTCTTGGCATGCTCGGTGTAGGCGGTCATGGCCGATGCATCCAGCGTGTGGATGTCGATATTCATGCCGGTGCCCGGATGAATCAGATAGGCCAGCGCGGCGCCGATCAGCAAGGCAAACGTGGTAATGACTTCAAAGTAGACAATCGCCTTGACACCAACGCGGCCGACTTTCTTCAAGTCGCCGGCGCTGGCCATGCCGCTGACCACCACACAAAATACGATGGGGGCAATGATCATCTTGATCAATTTGAGAAAACCGTCGCCGAACGGACGCAGGCTTTCACCGAAATGAGGAAAAAGCACACCGACGACAATGCCGATAAGCAGCCCAATCACAACACGTCCGAATAGCGAATTTAAGAACCGAGGCATAGCGTGTCTCCTGAATGTATTTATACACATCATACCGGTCTGACCAGATGTGTTATACAGAATATAAAGAATTGAGTATGTATCGGTCAAGGAGTTTTCTACTCGGGATATCCCTAGGATTGGCTGGCCTCTATAGGCATACACTGGTCAGACCAGGGCTTGAAAGCCGTCGTACAATGGGACCGGAACCGGCCAACAGGTGATCAACATGAAAAACATGCCGCATACCGTAACCAACACAACGATTACGACCATCCGCGAGCGGATCGAACGGCAGGTGTATCCGGCCGGGGCGATGCTGCCGTCGCAACGCCAGTTGGCGGAGGAACTGAGCATCAGCCGGGCGTCGCTGCGCGAAGCCTTGTCGACGCTCGAGGCGCTGGGCCTGGTGGTGATCCGTCCGGGCAAAGGCGTTTATGTATCCGATGCGCCTCAGCGGGTTGGCGTTGCGTGGCGCTTTGCCGATCAGATTTCACTGGCCGATACCTATCAATTGCGCTACGCGCTTGAAGGGTTTTCAACCCGCCTCGCGGCCTTGGCATCGAGCCAGGATGAAATCGACTGGCTATCCGATAACGTCGAAGCCATGCACACGGCTCTGCTCAATGGCGATTTCGATGAAGCGGCACAACTCGATTTCGCTTTCCATTTGCACATAGTCAGCATGGCAGGCAACGGCGCCATTGCAGACATCCTGCGCGGCAGTACGGAAATTGTGATGGAAAGCCAGCGCCTGCCCTTCTACCAGCGCGAGCTGGCGCACTCCACGTATATCGAGCACCTGGAAATCCTGGAAGGCCTGCGGCGGCGCAACGGCCAGGCAGCCGGGCTGGCGATGGAGCGTCATATTGTGCGGGCCGCGCAGCGCGCGGGCATCCATTTCCCCACACCGCCAGACGCGCTTGAACAGTCCCGTCCACCGGCGGCATCGGCGGCGGAAGCCACGCCATAAACGCAAGGCGCGGTGCGCGGCGCCCACACACTGTGTCGCTCAGGTGCCGATGTCTTCGTTCCACAAAGAAGGCTTGGCCGCAATGAAATCGCGCATCAACGCAATGCAGGTTTCGTCCTGCAACACATCCACCTGCACGGCGCGTGAGCGCAGCATGGCCTCTTCGCCCATGAAGCTACGATTTTCGCCTACGATCACTTTAGGAATCTTGTAAAGCAGGATGGCGCCGCTGCACATCGCGCAAGGCGAAAGCGTGGTATAGAGCACCGATTCCCGGTACACACTGGCAGGCTGGCGCCCGGCATTCTCGAAGGCGTCCATCTCGCCGTGCAAAATGGCGCTGCCCTGCTGCACCCGCCGGTTGTGGCCACGGCCTATGATGCGGCCCCGATGCACAATCACCGAGCCGATCGGAATGCCGCCCTCGGCCAGGCCCTGCTGCGCCTCGTTGATCGCGGCAAGCATGAAGGGGTCCATGTCGATCTCCTGTATATCCATTAGCCCTTGAAGCAAATAGTAACGTAGCACCGCAATTTTGCGGCAAAATAAGTCGCCGCAGTTTATGTCGCCCATGTTAAAAGGAAAATCCCAGGGAGCATCCAAGGAGACGGAAATGAGGGTCATTAAATCCAGGTATCTGATCATCGGTTCGGCATTTTCTTTGATCGCCTTTTGTCCGCAGGGATATGCACAGACCACCACACTGAAACTCATCAATGAATATCCGGCAACCTCCATCACGGCCGCGGCCGATCTGGATTTCGCCGCCTCGGTCGACAAGCTGTCGAATGGAAAAATCAAGGTAGAGACACTGCAGGAAAAGAACGATCCCTATAAAGGCGCCGGCCAGGTGGATGCAGTCAGCCAGAACAAAGTACAAATGGGCACACTGTTCGGCGGCATCCTGGGAGCGCGAGACTCCCTGTTTTTACTTTCGTCGTTGCCTTTTGCCGCCAAGGATTTCCAGCAGGCCAAATCCTTGTTTACCTGTGCAAAACCGGTACTGGAAGACAGGCTGAAGAAACTCGATGCCAGATTGCTCTATGTGACGCCATGGCCGCCATCGGGCATCTGGTCCACCAAACCGCTGGCCACCAAAACAGATTTACAGGCGCTGAAGATCCGTACTTACGATGAAACCAGCAAGTCGGTGTTTGAGCGTCTGGGCGCGCAAAGCGTGAATCTTCCGTACTCCGCGCTGGCGGAGAAACTCAAAGCGGGCGATCTGAACGCGGTTCTTACTTCGGGCGATGGCGGCGCCGGCCGAAAACTATGGGATCTTCTGCCCTACTTCACCGCGGTGAACTATTCAATTCCGCTCAGCTATACGATTATCAACAACGCCACATGGAACAGCTTGAGCAAAGAGCAGCAATCCGTGCTGGACAAGGCGGCTCAAGAAGTTGCCGACGCATCCTGGGCCGGGGTTGAAAAACGCATCCAGGCAAACTATAGCCGCATGAGCGAGCACAAGATGACATTGAACACGCAGCCGTCGGCCTCGATCAATCAGGCACTCAAGGATTCCGGGGCCGCCGAAACCAAAGCCTGGCTGCAGAAAAACAAGCTGACCGACAAAGACGCGGCGTGCCTGCTGGAAGGCAATTCCTGATGCGAAGAGCCAGATTCGTGTGGCCTTCACAGGCCGCGCGCCGGCCCGCTACTTGAAACAATCAGCAACCCGGCCTTGATTTTCAGGGCGCCGGGGTGGAGTATTTGTCTTGACTTAACAGGAGAAAGAAAGCATATGAGCCTCGCGCCGGTAAAACCCAATAGCGACTATTGCCTTGGCCCGCTCCCCGAGGTCGATGAATCGACATTCGATATTCCCGCCGGAGCCTGCGATACACACGCGCATGTGATATCGGCCAGCGACGCATACCCCATGGTTTCGAACCGGAGCTATACCCCGCCGGCGGCGCCCGAAGAAAAATACCTGGCCATGCTCGATGCGACAGGAATGGATCGAGGCGTATTGGTGCAAATCAGCGTGTACGGCTCGGACAACCGATACATGCTCGATGTCCTGAAACGCAATCCGAAACGGCTAAGAGGCGTGGCGGTCGTCCGCGCCGATGTCACCGACAAAGAATTGCGCGACATGCACGAAGCGGGAGTGCGGGGCTTGCGCATCAACGTCCTGTTCGGAGGAGGCACCGGCTTTGACGCGATGGAAGGCCTGGCGCACCGGATTGCCGACATGGGCTGGCATATCCAGTTCCTGATGGATGCCCGTCAATTACCGGACTTGATGCCGAAAATGAAAAAGCTGCCGGTGATTGGCGTAGTCGATCACATGGGCCACATGCCGGTATCGCTGGGCACATTGCACCCAGGTTTTGAAGCATTGCAAAGCCTGGTCCGCGATCGCGGCTGGTGGGTGAAGCTGTCCGGAGCCTATCGGATCAGCGACGACTTCCAGGACTATAAAGATGTCGTGCCGTGGGCTCGCGAACTGATAAAAACCGCGCCGGATCAAATGGTGTGGGGCAGCGATTGGCCCCATGTCGCCATACCCAGAATGCCCAACACAGGACGCCTGCGCAACCAGCTCGCCCTTTGGGCGCCCGATAGCAAAGAGAGAAACCGCATCCTGGTCGACAACCCGGCAAAGCTCTACGATTTCGAATAGCCCCCAAACAAACAAGGAGTCATGTCATGCGCTGGTACAAAGAACTGAATCAGAAAGAGAAAAAGACTTTTATCGCCGCCTTCGGAGGATGGGCGATCGACGCGCTCGATTTCATGATTTTCACGTTCGTCATTGCGGCGATCATGCAGCTTTGGGGTATCAACAAAGGCGAGGCGGGTCTGCTCGGAACCGTTACGCTGCTCTTCTCCGCCATCGGAGGCTGGGGAGCCGGCATTCTCGCCGATCGATACGGCCGTGTGAAAATCCTGCAAATTACCATTCTCTGGTTCTCGATCTGCACAGTTCTTACCGGATTTTCCCAAAACTTCGAACAGTTTTTTGTGCTCCGCGCGCTGCAGGGCCTGGGGTTCGGCGGAGAATGGGCCGTGGGCTCGGTGCTGATGGGCGAAATCATTCGCGCCGAGCACCGCGGAAAAGCCGTCGGCACCGTCCAGAGCGGTTGGGCTATCGGGTGGGGTATCGCGGCACTGCTATATACCGTGGCATTTTCGATATTGCCGATCGAATGGGCCTGGCGCACGCTCTTCTGGGTGGGCGCCCTGCCGGCGCTGCTTGTTCTGTATATTCGCAAACACGTGCCCGAACCGGAAATCTTCAAAAAGAAACTTGAAAGCAACACCGACAAAGTCAGCCCCTGGGCGATTTTTTCTCCGGACATCATCAAGACAACCATTCCCGCCGCCATCCTGTGCACAGGCGCCCAGGGTGGCTATTACGCGGTCACCACGTGGTTGCCCACCTACCTCAAGGTAGAACGCCATTTGTCGGTCATGAACACCGGCGGATACCTGCTGGTCATTATTCTGGGTTCGTTCTGCGGCTATATCGCGGGTGCCTATTTCACCGACAGGTTCGGCCGCAAAGCCAATCTGGTTTTCTTTTCATTGCTGTCGTGCCTGAGCATCTATCTGTATACCGTATTGCCGTTAAGCGATGAACAAATGCTGTTCCTGGGCTTTCCGCTAGGCTTTGCCGCCTCGGGCATTTTCAGTGGCATCGGCGCCTATCTGACGGAGCTTTTCCCGTCACGCATCCGGGCCAATGGGCAAGGCTTCGCCTACAATTTCGGGCGCGGCATCGGGGCTTTGTTTCCCAGTCTTGTCGGCTACCTGAGCCAATCTACCGGCCTGGCGCTTGCCATCGGCCTGTTCGGCGGAGGCGCTTACGTCGTCGTTCTGCTGTCGACGCTTTTCCTGCCCGAGACCAAGGGCAAAGTTCTGGTCGAATAATGTTTTTTTCAACCGATCCGCACCTTTGCCCAAGCCCGGATTTCCTGCTTCGGCCTACGGCCGGCACCATGGCCGCGACCGGTTGCTAGCCGGCGCGGGTACGGCCTAGAATGTCGCATGCAAATCGACTTTCTAGGCATGCAAGCCTTCCTGGCAATTGTGGAACACGGCGGCTTCCAGCAGGCAGCCTCCCATCTGAACTTGTCCCAAACCGCCGTCAGCCACCGGATTCGCAAATTGGAAACCAGCCTGGGCGTGGCGCTGCTGGCGCGCACGACCCGGGAGGTCACATTGACGGATGCCGGCCGCGCGCTGCTGCCGTGCGTACGCGGGGCGATGCGCGAGTTCGAACTGTCCTATGATGTACTGCGCCAGCACAGCCGCAACGCGCCGCAATGGCTGGCATTCGGCTGCCTGCCCACTATGGCCGCATACCGCATCGCGCCGGCGCTGCGGCGCTTCGGCGAACTGCATCCGAATATTGCCGTGCGCGTATTCGACAATTCCATCCAGGAAATCGCCGAGCTGATCCAGACCGAGACCACGGCCTTCGGTATTTCCCTCGCGGCACCCAACCGCTACGGCCTGGCGGTGGAGCCATTCGCCGACGAGCCCTTCGTGCTGGCATGCCCGGCCGGGCACCCGCTGGCGCGCTTGCAAAGCGTGCGTTGGGACCAGTTGATGGGCGAGGTGCTGGTGCGCATCAGCTTGCCCGCGGGCAACAGCTCCACCATCGACGATGCGCTGGGCGAACGGCGCTTGCGACTGCGCTGGGCCTACGAGACCCAGCATACGGCAGTGGCACTGAATTTCGTGCGGGAAGGCCTAGGCTTGACAGTGGTTCCCTGCCTTGCCGCGGCGGCCATCGACGGCGTGGTGACCCGACCATTGCTGCAGCCTTATGTCACCCGCAAGCTGGCTGTGCTGACACGCAAAGGGGTCGTGCTGTCCGGGCAGGCCCAGGCCCTGCGCGAACTGCTGGTGCAGGAACTGCGCGCGGGCCTGCCCGCGGACACACCGCAATAAACCGGCGTTTGCAAGACGCCGGGCCGTGGGCGTCCTTTCCGCGGCGGCAAGCCTAGGTCAGGGAGCCCAGACCGAGGCCGGGACATGCGCCCGGCCATCCATGAGCAAGCGGGCGGTGCGCAGCAGCGCGGCGCGGGCGGATTCTTCCGGCTCGTCTTCGCGCTCCTTGGACAATTCGACGCTGAATTCGCCGGTGGGATGCTCGATGGCGAGGCGGCGCCTGAGTCCGCCCGGGATAAGCGCAACGCCTTGCGCAACCGACCCCGGCAGCACCACGGCGCTGGCGACGCTGACTGCGCCCAACACACCGATCGAGGCATGCACACGGTGTGGTATCCAGGTACGCGTGCAGACCGCGCCGCCGTTACGCGGCGGCGCAATCAGGCACATTTTGGGCACGGTGCGCCGGCTGACGTCGCCCAGGTTCATCATGGGCCCGGCTTTCAGGCGAATGGCCTCAATGCGCGCGGCCAGCGCAACGTCGGCCTCCAACGCTTCGCGGCTCTCGTAGCCCGAAATGCCGAAATCCTCCGCCCGCATCAGGACCAGCGGCATGCCGTTGTCGATGCAGGTGAGCGCCACGCCGTCGACTTCGTCCAGCACCCTGCCCGTGGGCAGCAGTGCGCCGCACGTGGAACCGGCGGTATCGCGAAATTCGATCGGCACCGCGGCGGCGGCACCGGGCACGCCATCGATGCGCGCGTCGCCGTCGTAGCACACTTCTCCGCCCGGGGTGCTGACCTCGGCGACGGCGATCTGCCCCGTATTCACCATATGGATCGCCACGCGAGTCCGCTCACCCGTCACCGGCACCAGCCCGCGCTCGATAGCGAAGGGGCCGACTCCGGCAAGGATATTGCCGCAATTCTGTCCGTAATCCACCCTCGCCTCGTCAACCAGGACTTGTGCGAAAAGATAGTCGACATCAGCATCGGCACGCTCGGATACGTTGACGATCGCTACCTTGCTGGTCAGCGGATCGGCACCGCCCAGGCCATCGATCTGCCGTGAATCGGGCGAACCCATGACGCGCAGCAGCACTTGGTCACGCACGGCGGGATCCCGAGGCAAGTCGCCGCGCAGAAAATAAGCCCCTTTGGACGTACCGCCACGCATCAGGATGCAGGGTATGGCCGTCATGCCATCGATTCCAGAACAGTAGGAGTCAGTTTCATATAGGCCTCGGCATACTGGATATTACGGGCCGCCGCGATGCCGATATTGCGCTTGGCCTGCACGCCGCGCTGCTGCGCGACCCGCGTGTAGTACTCCCAGAGATGTTCCTGCCCCGCCATGGCTTCGATGGCGCGCCGCTTCACATCCCATACTTCAGTGATGTCCAGGAAAGTATCGGGTACCCAGCCGCATTGCTCGGTCTGATGCGGCTCGAAAGCATAGACGGAAGGTGCGCCAATGATTTTTTCGCCCGGATTGTAACCCTCGGCCTGGGCGATGATGCGCGCTTCCTGCGCTACGTGCATGGCCAGCGGGTGGTCAAAATTGTAGGGGTCGCGCACCGAATGACTCAGCACGAACGCGGGCTGCAATTCGCGATAGACATCGGCCAGCCGGAACAGAGCCTCGTCGGGCACGCGCAGCGGGTAGTCGCCCAGGTCGAAGAACTCAATTTCCGCGCCGAGAATATCGGCCGCCTGTTGCGCCTCGTCACGGCGGCCGGCCTTGACCTTCTCGATGGTCATGCCGCCTTTGCGCCAGAGCTTGGCGGACTCGCCGCGCTCGCCGAACGACAGGCAGACGATCTTCATGCGCAAGCCCTGCTTGACGTGCAAGGCGATGCTGCCCGCGGCACGCCAGACGAAATCGGCGGAATGAGCGCTGACGACCAGGCCAGCACTCTTGCCGGCGGAAGACGGGAAATTGACCATTGGAACTCCGGAAATGTAGGCCATGGGATGGCCAGAGGAACATCCTTTCTAGCATCCCGCCAACACGCGTGCATGGCAAATGCGTTTCAAAGGGAAAGTGATGCGTTTTGTGATGCTGCGTTGCAATATTGATCAGCCTCGCCCCGCGCCGTGCCCGACAGGTCGCGCAGGGCGCCCAGCAAGACAGTCATGCCCGGCGACGGCACACTGTCGCGCAGCGTTGCCAGGCCGATACGGCGCTCGGTATGCCGGACATCGACGGGCACCACCTTCAGGATGCCTTGCTGCAGTTCGTGCTGTACCTGGCGTACGGACAACAGAGCCAGCCGGTCGCTGGACAACAGCAGGCTGCGTACGATTGCCGGGCTATTGCCTTGCAGCCTGGCGGCGGGCGGCTCTACGCCATCGGCGCGAAAAGCGCGTTCGAACGCGGCATGCGACGGCGTGCCCGAAAGCGGCATCAGCCATGTCTCGCCAATCAGATCGCGCAGTCCCCGCAGCGCGCCACGGCGGAACACCGGATGTCCGACACGCGCCACCACGTTCAGTGAATCCGTGAACAGCGTCTCGTGGATCACATACGGCTCGTTCTCGGCAGCGCGCAGCGCACCCACGATGACGTTGACCTCGGCGCAGCGCAGCCCATGACTGAGCGTCTCGTAAGTGCCATCGATGATGCTGATATGCAAGTCCGGATGGGCGCGCAGCGTACGATCCACCGCCCCGGGCACCAGATGCCCACTGGACAAGGGCAAAGCGCCCACGACCAACCGCCCCGCCAGACGCCCTTGCATCGACGCCAGCTCTTCCCGCGCCACGCGGATTTCCGCCAAGGCAAGTTGAGCATGCCGCAACAGAATTTCACCCGCGTCGGTCAAGCGGGCGGCGCCACCGGAGCGGGTCACAAGAGGCGCACAGGCCAGTTGTTCCAATTGCCGCAAATTGCGCTGCAGCGCCGGCACCGACAAGCCGGCGAAATCCGCGGCAACACGCTCGTTGCCGCCGCGCCAGACGGCGACCAACGATGCCAGCATGCGTTCATTCACTACCTCCACCAGCCCGCGGCGCCGCTGCTGCACGCCGCACGCATCCGGTATACGGACGGCGATGGCCGATACGGCAACACGCAATTCGTTCAGGGCTCGTCCCACGCGAAACTGCACATAGCGCCCCGCGGTCGTCAGCACCATACCCTTGGTGGTGCGATCGAACAGCGCCGCACCCAGCGCGACCTCTGTCTGCTGCACCGCTCGCGAGACCGCGGGCTGGGATAAATGGATGGCGCGCGCCGCGCGGTGCACGCTGCCGTGTTCGGCAACGGCGGAAAATGCGCGTAGTTTATGCCAT
This genomic window contains:
- a CDS encoding DNA-binding transcriptional regulator, which encodes MTPDDLRRWQAHMDFTQAQAAKALGTSLATYKSWLSGRDPNTGRSVGIDHTVDLACAALVERLAPFSEYETH
- a CDS encoding nucleoside deaminase, with product MDPFMLAAINEAQQGLAEGGIPIGSVIVHRGRIIGRGHNRRVQQGSAILHGEMDAFENAGRQPASVYRESVLYTTLSPCAMCSGAILLYKIPKVIVGENRSFMGEEAMLRSRAVQVDVLQDETCIALMRDFIAAKPSLWNEDIGT
- a CDS encoding amidohydrolase, whose translation is MSLAPVKPNSDYCLGPLPEVDESTFDIPAGACDTHAHVISASDAYPMVSNRSYTPPAAPEEKYLAMLDATGMDRGVLVQISVYGSDNRYMLDVLKRNPKRLRGVAVVRADVTDKELRDMHEAGVRGLRINVLFGGGTGFDAMEGLAHRIADMGWHIQFLMDARQLPDLMPKMKKLPVIGVVDHMGHMPVSLGTLHPGFEALQSLVRDRGWWVKLSGAYRISDDFQDYKDVVPWARELIKTAPDQMVWGSDWPHVAIPRMPNTGRLRNQLALWAPDSKERNRILVDNPAKLYDFE
- the alc gene encoding allantoicase gives rise to the protein MSLVSVDPNAPDFVRQYTNLADPRLGAQALFATDEFFAPAERMLNPDPAVFIVGKYDDHGKWMDGWETRRKRVSGYDYCIVKLARPGVIRGVDLDTSHFTGNFPPAASLDACHSPEGDPGELTVWRNVLPATSLQGNSHHYHAIEAEQAFTHVRVNLYPDGGLARLRVYGSPQCDWEQRGAQEQIDLIAMENGGCVIGANNQHFGAASNMLMPGRGGNMGDGWETRRRREPGNDWCIIALAHPGEIDKIEVDTAFFKGNYPDRCSVQAAYVTGGTAESLVTQSMFWPVLLPEQTLVMDQQHYFAEQIARLGPISHIRFNIIPDGGVSRLRVWGRLAK
- a CDS encoding TRAP transporter substrate-binding protein: MRVIKSRYLIIGSAFSLIAFCPQGYAQTTTLKLINEYPATSITAAADLDFAASVDKLSNGKIKVETLQEKNDPYKGAGQVDAVSQNKVQMGTLFGGILGARDSLFLLSSLPFAAKDFQQAKSLFTCAKPVLEDRLKKLDARLLYVTPWPPSGIWSTKPLATKTDLQALKIRTYDETSKSVFERLGAQSVNLPYSALAEKLKAGDLNAVLTSGDGGAGRKLWDLLPYFTAVNYSIPLSYTIINNATWNSLSKEQQSVLDKAAQEVADASWAGVEKRIQANYSRMSEHKMTLNTQPSASINQALKDSGAAETKAWLQKNKLTDKDAACLLEGNS
- a CDS encoding ureidoglycolate lyase, which translates into the protein MRTLIIEKLTRESFEPFGDVVQTEGAKHFMINDGTTERFHDLARVETDGGRTLINLFRSQPRQLPFTVTMLERHPLGSQAFIPLTGTPYLIVAAPAGKLDPSQVRAFVSDGWQGVNYAPGVWHHPLMALERVSEFIVVDRGGDGHNCDEQVLAEPLWLMQEALEEARAEARV
- a CDS encoding C4-dicarboxylate transporter DctA is translated as MPRFLNSLFGRVVIGLLIGIVVGVLFPHFGESLRPFGDGFLKLIKMIIAPIVFCVVVSGMASAGDLKKVGRVGVKAIVYFEVITTFALLIGAALAYLIHPGTGMNIDIHTLDASAMTAYTEHAKSLKDTAGFLLKIIPDTVFDAFARGDILQVLVFAVLFGAALSMMGEKGKPVARLVDGLAQVFFSIMGFIIKLAPLGVLGAVAFTTGKYGAASLQQLGLLVLVFYASCIVFVVVVMGIVMRLAGFNIFKFIKYFREELSIVLGTASSDAVLPQIMRKLEWMGVKDSTVGLVIPTGYSFNLDGFSIYLTLAVIFIAQATNTPLSIHDLALIILVSLLTSKGAHGIPGSAIVILAATLTAIPAIPLLGLVLILPVDWFIGIARALTNMIGNCVATVVVASWEKDIDCARAHRVLNGEQPFEPAAAPDPTGAIDHGITHLAPKTA
- a CDS encoding FadR/GntR family transcriptional regulator gives rise to the protein MKNMPHTVTNTTITTIRERIERQVYPAGAMLPSQRQLAEELSISRASLREALSTLEALGLVVIRPGKGVYVSDAPQRVGVAWRFADQISLADTYQLRYALEGFSTRLAALASSQDEIDWLSDNVEAMHTALLNGDFDEAAQLDFAFHLHIVSMAGNGAIADILRGSTEIVMESQRLPFYQRELAHSTYIEHLEILEGLRRRNGQAAGLAMERHIVRAAQRAGIHFPTPPDALEQSRPPAASAAEATP